The proteins below come from a single Thermodesulfatator atlanticus DSM 21156 genomic window:
- the csm2 gene encoding type III-A CRISPR-associated protein Csm2, whose protein sequence is MALVEQIWKDKAKGEVNPLAFSALAQKLAHHISEEGGGPRGRKNKSTQLRKYYDVIFNLNQRAKSQLDEAKWNVILAQLHKQLALVHYSKGRDLITDSFVSMMDELIKAVNNQKDLQVITDFLEAFMAYYKECRPRN, encoded by the coding sequence ATGGCTTTAGTGGAACAAATCTGGAAAGACAAAGCCAAGGGTGAGGTTAATCCCCTTGCCTTTTCAGCGCTTGCCCAAAAACTGGCGCACCATATAAGCGAAGAAGGTGGTGGGCCTCGAGGACGTAAAAATAAATCTACACAATTACGAAAATATTATGATGTCATTTTTAATCTCAACCAACGAGCTAAAAGTCAACTCGATGAAGCCAAATGGAATGTAATATTAGCTCAATTGCACAAGCAATTAGCATTAGTTCATTATTCTAAAGGACGAGATTTAATAACAGATTCTTTTGTTTCCATGATGGATGAGTTGATTAAGGCCGTTAATAACCAGAAAGATTTGCAGGTAATTACCGATTTTCTTGAGGCCTTTATGGCCTACTACAAAGAATGCCGTCCACGTAATTAA
- a CDS encoding rubredoxin, with protein sequence MAANMYEGAYICSTSNCGYMYIPSKGDRKGKIPPGTPFEELPEDWRCPVCGASKKAFRPMQEVEE encoded by the coding sequence ATGGCTGCTAATATGTATGAAGGAGCGTATATTTGTTCCACCAGCAATTGTGGCTATATGTACATTCCCTCTAAGGGAGACCGCAAGGGAAAAATCCCTCCAGGCACTCCTTTTGAAGAACTCCCAGAGGATTGGCGTTGCCCGGTTTGCGGGGCAAGTAAAAAGGCTTTCCGTCCTATGCAAGAAGTCGAAGAATAA
- the cas10 gene encoding type III-A CRISPR-associated protein Cas10/Csm1 encodes MKDTVLKISLAALFHDIGKFAQEALALPAGYQENNADLYQPFRDGHHTHAHALYTAAFIEKYKSILPEELNARDWGEGERVDSFINLAAKHHKPETALQFIITQADRLSSGFDRAEFQKGEEIGIREYRQTRLLPIFERLLRQDKKFDKPEDFEYRYPLAPVSAKNIFPVKSKDPKKQEAKEEYRRLFENFEKDLTSLCHRKHVELWAQHFDSLLRIYASHIPAARVGKVVHDVSLYDHLRTTAALAGALYLYHRENESLNEKAISDDNPKKFFLVSGDFYGIQHFIFRGGGEERHHRAKLLRGRSFLVSLLMELAAEMLCEKIGLSFLSVFFSAAGKFHLLAPNTENAKKAIGEVREEINRWLYENFFGECAIGFAVTEASPSEFTGGSFVKLWQRHLDNLEEAKFNRFELAHYGGVFEDYLDSFDNELPQAICPLCDTRPSAKEVLNDDYIKRRGQEEKACACKLCRDQAFLGTKLVKGERLAVIKDDAGDLKEPLFGLYQLKFLNSCAKELADNKKLIRLYDLNVKEGKAPVGATFLPINGYVPVFKKEDQQDDRYLVGQKKEEKVLSLIDQIEVGAPKTFYHLAQLALEQKPAEENPEKRKFYGLPALGVLKADVDNLGAIFGCGLPEGLFTISRLSTMSRQLNNFFTIYLPYALEHEENGRFQDVYTVFAGGDDLFLIGPWNRVRELALFLREKFAAYVCENPKLHFSAGITLHKPHVPVDLMAEEAEEALNLAKGCKGKKAISMFGMAVKWQDFENLFGIEQTLANWYSQNIFTRRGLYRLNELAALAQEEALFLSSSSIPWHRLKCVKWPAFLRYFLVRMVERQVKNNWQATYQQVVGRLYTWLAQYRGSFVLALWPLLYETRKQRL; translated from the coding sequence ATGAAAGATACTGTTTTAAAGATATCGCTGGCCGCCCTCTTTCACGATATTGGTAAGTTTGCACAAGAGGCTTTAGCTCTTCCTGCCGGCTACCAAGAAAACAACGCTGATCTTTACCAACCTTTTAGAGATGGTCACCATACTCATGCCCACGCCCTTTATACCGCTGCCTTTATTGAAAAATATAAGTCCATCCTGCCGGAAGAACTGAACGCGCGTGATTGGGGAGAAGGAGAACGCGTTGATTCCTTTATTAACCTTGCGGCCAAGCACCATAAGCCAGAAACTGCTCTTCAGTTCATCATCACTCAGGCCGACAGGCTTAGCAGCGGTTTTGACCGGGCCGAATTTCAAAAAGGCGAAGAGATTGGTATTCGTGAGTACCGGCAGACCAGGCTTTTGCCTATTTTTGAGCGGCTTCTTCGACAAGACAAAAAATTCGACAAGCCTGAAGATTTTGAGTATCGCTATCCCCTTGCGCCCGTCTCCGCGAAAAACATCTTTCCGGTAAAATCAAAAGACCCAAAAAAGCAAGAAGCCAAAGAGGAATATCGCAGGCTTTTCGAAAATTTTGAAAAAGACCTGACTTCCCTTTGCCATAGGAAGCACGTGGAATTGTGGGCGCAACATTTTGACTCTTTACTGCGTATTTATGCCAGCCACATTCCGGCAGCGCGGGTGGGTAAGGTCGTCCATGACGTCTCTCTTTATGACCACCTGCGCACCACCGCGGCCTTAGCCGGGGCCCTTTACCTCTACCATCGCGAAAATGAAAGCCTTAACGAGAAGGCCATAAGTGATGACAACCCGAAAAAATTTTTCCTGGTCTCAGGGGATTTTTACGGCATTCAGCATTTCATCTTCCGCGGCGGCGGAGAGGAGCGTCACCACCGGGCCAAGCTCTTGAGGGGGCGTTCTTTTCTGGTGTCTCTCTTGATGGAGCTTGCTGCGGAAATGCTCTGTGAAAAAATAGGCCTGAGCTTCCTTTCGGTATTTTTCTCCGCTGCGGGTAAGTTTCATCTCCTTGCCCCCAACACGGAAAATGCCAAAAAGGCCATAGGCGAGGTGCGCGAGGAAATAAATCGCTGGCTTTACGAAAACTTTTTTGGGGAATGTGCCATTGGGTTTGCCGTCACAGAGGCCAGCCCTTCTGAGTTTACCGGGGGAAGTTTCGTAAAACTCTGGCAAAGGCACCTTGATAACCTTGAAGAGGCCAAGTTCAACAGGTTTGAGCTTGCGCACTATGGTGGCGTATTTGAAGACTACCTTGATAGCTTTGACAACGAGCTTCCCCAAGCAATTTGTCCGCTCTGTGACACGCGGCCTTCGGCCAAGGAAGTCTTGAACGACGACTACATCAAACGTAGGGGACAAGAAGAAAAGGCTTGCGCTTGTAAGCTCTGTAGGGACCAGGCCTTTTTGGGCACAAAGCTTGTTAAAGGCGAGCGCCTGGCTGTTATCAAAGACGATGCCGGTGATCTTAAAGAGCCACTTTTCGGCCTTTATCAACTAAAATTCCTAAATAGTTGTGCGAAAGAGCTTGCTGACAACAAAAAACTTATTCGTCTTTACGACTTAAACGTAAAAGAAGGCAAGGCCCCTGTTGGGGCTACCTTTTTGCCTATTAACGGCTACGTGCCGGTCTTTAAAAAAGAGGACCAACAGGATGACCGCTATCTCGTAGGCCAGAAAAAAGAAGAAAAAGTTCTTTCTCTCATTGACCAAATAGAGGTAGGAGCTCCGAAGACTTTTTATCATCTGGCGCAGCTTGCCCTGGAACAAAAGCCTGCGGAAGAAAATCCAGAAAAACGCAAGTTCTACGGCCTGCCGGCCCTGGGGGTGCTTAAGGCTGACGTGGATAACCTTGGGGCCATTTTTGGCTGCGGGCTTCCAGAAGGGCTTTTTACCATCTCGCGGCTTTCCACCATGAGTCGCCAGCTAAACAACTTTTTTACGATTTACCTCCCTTATGCCCTGGAACACGAAGAAAACGGCCGTTTTCAAGACGTTTATACGGTCTTTGCCGGCGGTGACGATCTCTTCCTCATCGGCCCGTGGAACAGGGTGCGCGAGCTGGCCCTTTTTTTGCGGGAAAAGTTTGCTGCTTACGTGTGCGAAAACCCGAAACTTCACTTTTCCGCGGGCATAACACTTCACAAGCCTCACGTGCCTGTTGATCTTATGGCCGAAGAGGCAGAAGAGGCCCTGAACCTTGCCAAGGGGTGTAAGGGGAAAAAGGCCATTTCCATGTTTGGCATGGCTGTTAAGTGGCAGGATTTCGAAAACCTTTTTGGAATAGAGCAAACCCTTGCAAACTGGTATAGCCAAAATATTTTCACCCGTCGCGGGCTTTATCGCTTAAACGAACTGGCTGCCCTGGCACAAGAAGAAGCCCTTTTTCTCTCGTCATCTTCTATACCCTGGCACAGGCTTAAGTGTGTAAAGTGGCCGGCTTTTTTGCGCTACTTTCTCGTGCGCATGGTAGAGCGCCAGGTGAAAAATAATTGGCAAGCAACTTATCAACAGGTGGTAGGGAGGCTTTACACCTGGCTTGCTCAGTATCGCGGAAGCTTTGTGCTGGCCCTCTGGCCGCTTCTTTATGAGACGCGTAAACAACGCCTCTAG
- the csm5 gene encoding type III-A CRISPR-associated RAMP protein Csm5 encodes MQTFKIEAQVVSPLHIGTGEVYEPTEFFIDPSRRELCIIDFEKFCAHFSASELQKFKKICFAGTLQSLLNLYAFVDQTCLNFLNQGLRDFIVRRIELCEGFLEHYRRMQSLTGKQLEKEFNKFTIYRTAFSPNDNQPIIPGSSVKGALRTAVLNKRRHKVQGKSYQDYCRQNRRGRIKCEAKKLEQEILNYENFKNDPFRLIKVSDFRPKGPVKTRIVYAVNRKKDGTSARGPYQILEVIEPGAIFEGEITIHDPPPRIKTKDSRKTCLISAPVSFEELIQAATAFYGGERDREFEDLSQMGASVPLFPEEGTPLRVGRHSGAECVTIEGFRHILIRGKGKNTYQDHATTLWLAGEFSKVHNPSGLKPFGWVVFHKPDAKGSKSSGKTSSTKETKPGLDVSKLGKRFKLVVKKK; translated from the coding sequence ATGCAGACCTTTAAAATAGAGGCACAGGTAGTTTCTCCTCTCCATATCGGGACCGGTGAAGTCTATGAGCCCACGGAGTTTTTCATAGACCCTTCCAGGAGAGAGCTTTGTATCATCGACTTTGAAAAATTTTGCGCGCACTTTTCTGCTTCAGAGCTGCAAAAATTTAAGAAAATATGCTTTGCCGGAACATTACAAAGTTTGCTAAATCTTTACGCTTTTGTTGACCAAACCTGTCTCAACTTTCTCAACCAGGGACTTAGGGATTTTATTGTAAGGCGCATAGAGCTTTGTGAGGGGTTTTTAGAACATTACCGGCGGATGCAGTCACTCACTGGTAAACAATTAGAAAAGGAATTTAATAAATTCACTATCTATCGCACGGCTTTTTCTCCCAATGATAACCAGCCCATCATTCCGGGCTCTTCGGTAAAAGGCGCTTTGCGCACTGCGGTGCTCAACAAAAGGCGCCACAAAGTCCAGGGAAAGTCATACCAGGATTACTGCCGTCAAAATCGCCGAGGAAGAATAAAATGTGAAGCTAAAAAATTAGAACAAGAAATTCTAAATTACGAAAACTTCAAAAATGATCCCTTCCGCTTGATAAAGGTCTCTGACTTTCGCCCCAAAGGCCCGGTAAAGACCAGAATCGTCTATGCGGTAAACCGCAAAAAAGACGGCACTAGTGCCCGCGGGCCTTATCAAATTCTTGAAGTCATCGAGCCCGGGGCGATTTTTGAAGGAGAAATAACTATCCATGATCCTCCTCCCAGAATAAAAACAAAAGATTCTAGAAAAACTTGTCTTATCAGTGCTCCCGTAAGCTTTGAAGAGCTAATCCAGGCAGCAACTGCCTTTTACGGAGGAGAAAGGGACCGGGAGTTTGAAGACCTCTCCCAAATGGGAGCAAGCGTTCCCCTCTTTCCCGAAGAGGGGACTCCTCTCCGGGTCGGGCGTCATAGCGGGGCAGAATGCGTTACCATCGAGGGCTTCCGTCACATCCTGATCCGCGGGAAGGGGAAGAACACCTATCAAGATCATGCCACCACCCTCTGGCTGGCGGGAGAATTTTCCAAGGTCCACAACCCCTCAGGCCTCAAGCCCTTTGGCTGGGTTGTCTTCCATAAACCAGATGCTAAAGGGAGCAAGTCTTCAGGGAAGACTTCTTCAACAAAAGAAACCAAGCCTGGGCTAGACGTCTCTAAACTTGGCAAGCGCTTTAAACTGGTGGTCAAGAAGAAATAG
- the csm3 gene encoding type III-A CRISPR-associated RAMP protein Csm3: MKLVAIKEITGKIILETGLHIGAGDIEMHIGGTDNPVVKHPFTHEPYIPGSSLKGKVRSLLELKSGLISKNEDPRKPLSAKILMKEHLSPEEKQSAEKIIKLFGASADTKTKEDLNLGPTRVSFSDCFLTEKCREKAQKGEIVLTEVKAENSINRITGTAENPRFTERVPAGVEFCFSITLKEFEGDEGLEELLLEGLKLLEYDALGGSGSRGYGRIKFEFDDNELKEKFKKIKAFN; encoded by the coding sequence ATGAAACTCGTAGCCATCAAAGAAATAACGGGAAAAATCATCCTTGAAACAGGTCTTCATATCGGCGCAGGAGACATCGAAATGCACATCGGTGGCACAGATAATCCCGTGGTAAAACACCCCTTTACCCACGAGCCATACATCCCTGGCTCTTCCCTTAAAGGCAAAGTACGTTCTCTTCTTGAGCTTAAAAGCGGACTTATTTCAAAAAATGAAGATCCTCGTAAACCTCTATCAGCAAAAATTTTAATGAAAGAACACTTATCTCCAGAGGAGAAACAAAGTGCAGAAAAAATAATTAAACTTTTTGGTGCAAGTGCAGACACTAAAACTAAAGAAGATTTAAATTTGGGCCCCACGCGAGTCTCTTTTAGCGACTGTTTTTTAACTGAAAAATGCCGAGAAAAAGCCCAAAAAGGCGAAATTGTTCTTACCGAGGTCAAGGCGGAAAATTCTATTAATCGCATCACGGGAACAGCGGAAAACCCCCGCTTTACCGAAAGGGTGCCTGCAGGAGTGGAGTTTTGCTTCAGCATTACCCTGAAGGAGTTTGAAGGTGATGAAGGACTTGAGGAGCTTCTATTGGAGGGCCTTAAGCTCCTTGAGTACGACGCCCTTGGCGGCTCTGGCAGCCGTGGCTACGGCCGCATCAAGTTTGAGTTTGATGACAACGAGCTTAAGGAGAAATTTAAGAAGATAAAAGCTTTTAATTAG
- the fdhF gene encoding formate dehydrogenase subunit alpha: MVGAGPAGLTCAYFLRLKGHDVTIFEARDEPGGMPRWAYPDYKIPKDILRLEIDQILELGVELRTGKRWGYDFAIEDLFNEGFSAVFLAIGSYKCRSTNFPGEEHTVTGLSVLYQLNSGDIPKVGKKVLVLGGGYTAIDVARSLLRLGADVTLVYPRSRMEMPAPQREVLEAEKEGVHLFLMAQPLRIAKEGEKYRVLIARTRLSSPEKSKARKVEPVPGTEKEFEYDFVVRAWGEEPDIEFKKYGKIEAKLAVNPKGIIKVATGTQATNIPGIWAGGDFVSGPKTVIQAVASGRRAAENIDKYLREEKQPTKKSAVTVKFDFNRGRRFEDMDLDFYADFPVIPRERPGEVSLSERKNSFKEIYETLSEEAARKEAERCLKCGCLGYHKCSFRDLLIAENVPATKGRKRAKYKLETDHFFIEVDSNKCVGCYRCVRVCQYGGIELTIFAQDTPEEEIHFSFTEDCVSCGACVDACPTGALTRKDSSVPFVREEAKVIRTVCPYCGTGCNVLASVKNESILEMRAASGPPNYGDLCVKGRFGYQFYRSPERLKKPLLRESRDEDFREVSWEEALDFVAERLRKIKDEFGPDAIGVLCSARTTNEDTYVAQKFARAVIGTHNVDNPARVUHAPSVAGLAATFGSGAATGPFDELERTDLLILWGANTTEAHPVIGGRILKALARGMKLIVVDPRKTELAEKALLWLPIRPGTNVPLANGIAHVILKENLCNQEFIEKRTENFEAYANYILSEWPLERVERLTGVRREYIVQLARLYARSEKALIFWGLGVTEHRSGSQGAMALANLALLCGHVGRPGTGAMPLRGQNNVQGACDMGALPYVLPAYQKMADPLVKKKFLDIWGVPLPENPGLTETMMYRAALDGSVKALYVIGYDVAATHGNLKRVHNALSSLDLLVVQDIFWPVTANFAHVVFPAACLFEKDGTTDNGERRVQRIRKLIDPPGEAWPDWKIVAEVSKRLGYHMDYRCAEDIFNEMRRIMPSFAGITYERLEKETLCWPVPDLDHPGTELMFQEKFSRDSGKGFFAIPKYYSSLDKIESSYPLILITGRRLMHYNCGSMTRRVEALYEALPEELVEINPKDARKLKVRERDPIKIITPRGEIVARAHITTRVRPGIIFMDFHFEDPLTNLITSAGIDTEVHTPEYKVACARIEKL, translated from the coding sequence ATTGTTGGGGCTGGACCAGCGGGTTTGACGTGCGCTTATTTTTTGCGCTTAAAAGGCCACGATGTCACCATCTTTGAAGCGCGGGATGAACCAGGTGGTATGCCGCGCTGGGCGTACCCAGATTATAAGATTCCAAAAGACATCTTGCGCCTTGAGATAGATCAAATCCTTGAGTTAGGCGTTGAGCTGCGCACTGGAAAACGCTGGGGTTATGACTTTGCGATTGAGGACCTTTTTAACGAAGGCTTCAGCGCGGTTTTCCTGGCCATAGGTTCTTACAAGTGCCGTAGCACTAACTTCCCGGGTGAAGAACATACCGTCACCGGGTTGTCAGTTCTTTACCAATTAAACAGTGGCGATATTCCTAAGGTTGGGAAAAAAGTGCTGGTGCTTGGGGGAGGTTATACCGCAATTGATGTTGCCCGCAGCCTTTTGCGTTTGGGGGCAGATGTAACGCTGGTTTATCCGCGTTCGCGCATGGAAATGCCGGCTCCCCAAAGAGAAGTGCTTGAGGCTGAAAAAGAAGGGGTACATTTGTTTCTCATGGCGCAACCCCTTCGTATTGCAAAAGAAGGCGAAAAATACAGAGTCCTGATCGCTAGAACGCGCCTTTCTTCACCTGAAAAGTCAAAAGCAAGAAAAGTCGAACCAGTGCCCGGTACAGAAAAAGAATTCGAGTACGATTTTGTGGTACGGGCCTGGGGTGAGGAACCAGACATTGAATTCAAAAAATACGGAAAAATAGAAGCAAAGCTAGCGGTAAATCCCAAGGGTATTATCAAAGTTGCCACAGGCACCCAGGCAACCAATATCCCCGGGATTTGGGCTGGTGGTGATTTTGTCTCTGGGCCCAAGACCGTTATCCAGGCGGTGGCTTCTGGCAGACGCGCTGCTGAAAACATCGATAAGTATCTCCGTGAAGAAAAACAACCCACTAAAAAAAGTGCGGTCACGGTCAAGTTTGATTTTAACCGGGGAAGGCGCTTTGAAGATATGGACCTTGACTTTTACGCAGACTTTCCCGTGATTCCTCGGGAGCGTCCCGGGGAAGTTTCTTTAAGTGAACGTAAGAACTCATTTAAGGAAATCTATGAAACACTCAGCGAAGAAGCTGCACGTAAAGAAGCAGAAAGATGTCTTAAGTGTGGGTGTCTGGGTTATCACAAATGTAGTTTTAGGGATCTTCTCATAGCAGAGAATGTTCCGGCAACCAAGGGGCGCAAACGCGCCAAATATAAACTTGAAACTGACCACTTTTTCATCGAAGTTGACTCCAATAAGTGCGTGGGATGTTATCGTTGTGTGCGGGTATGCCAGTATGGGGGGATAGAACTTACGATTTTTGCGCAAGACACCCCTGAAGAAGAAATCCATTTTTCCTTTACCGAAGATTGCGTTTCCTGTGGTGCTTGTGTTGATGCGTGCCCAACGGGTGCCCTTACCAGAAAAGACTCTTCGGTGCCTTTTGTCAGAGAAGAAGCCAAAGTGATAAGGACGGTGTGTCCGTATTGTGGCACGGGTTGCAATGTTTTGGCAAGTGTTAAGAACGAAAGCATCCTTGAGATGCGAGCGGCTTCCGGCCCGCCAAATTATGGAGATCTATGTGTAAAGGGTCGCTTTGGCTATCAATTTTATAGGAGTCCTGAGCGCTTAAAAAAACCACTTTTACGAGAGAGTCGGGATGAGGATTTTCGCGAAGTATCCTGGGAGGAAGCCCTTGACTTTGTCGCAGAAAGACTTCGCAAGATAAAAGATGAATTTGGTCCCGATGCGATAGGGGTATTATGTTCGGCACGTACCACCAATGAAGATACTTATGTAGCGCAAAAATTTGCCAGGGCGGTTATCGGCACCCATAATGTTGACAATCCTGCCAGAGTCTGACACGCACCTTCGGTCGCTGGGCTTGCGGCCACTTTTGGTTCTGGTGCAGCTACAGGTCCTTTTGATGAATTAGAACGCACTGATCTCTTAATCCTCTGGGGAGCAAACACCACTGAGGCCCATCCTGTAATAGGGGGGCGAATTTTAAAGGCCCTTGCGCGGGGTATGAAACTAATAGTAGTGGATCCCCGAAAGACAGAGCTTGCGGAAAAGGCCCTGCTTTGGCTTCCTATTCGTCCAGGAACAAACGTTCCCCTGGCCAATGGCATTGCCCACGTGATTCTCAAAGAGAATCTTTGTAACCAGGAATTTATTGAAAAACGTACTGAAAATTTTGAAGCATACGCTAATTACATACTTTCTGAATGGCCCCTTGAAAGGGTAGAAAGACTAACCGGTGTTCGTCGTGAGTACATAGTACAGCTAGCCCGTCTTTATGCGCGTAGTGAAAAAGCCCTTATTTTTTGGGGGCTTGGAGTAACAGAGCACCGTAGCGGCAGCCAGGGAGCAATGGCCCTTGCTAACCTGGCTCTGCTTTGCGGGCATGTGGGACGCCCGGGCACAGGGGCCATGCCCCTGAGGGGACAAAACAATGTTCAAGGGGCCTGTGACATGGGGGCCTTGCCCTATGTCCTTCCAGCCTACCAAAAGATGGCAGACCCCCTGGTAAAGAAGAAGTTTCTCGATATATGGGGAGTGCCTTTACCTGAGAATCCCGGGCTTACGGAAACCATGATGTATAGGGCTGCTCTGGATGGCTCTGTTAAAGCGCTTTATGTCATAGGATATGATGTGGCAGCTACCCACGGAAACTTAAAAAGAGTACATAATGCTTTGTCTTCTTTGGATCTTTTGGTGGTTCAAGATATATTTTGGCCTGTAACCGCAAATTTCGCCCACGTGGTGTTTCCGGCAGCCTGTCTTTTTGAAAAAGACGGTACCACAGACAATGGTGAACGCCGGGTACAGCGTATTCGAAAACTAATCGACCCGCCTGGAGAGGCCTGGCCTGACTGGAAAATCGTAGCAGAAGTCTCAAAACGCCTTGGTTATCATATGGACTACCGTTGTGCTGAAGACATTTTTAATGAAATGCGCAGGATTATGCCTTCTTTTGCAGGAATTACTTATGAAAGACTTGAAAAGGAAACCCTTTGTTGGCCGGTCCCAGACCTTGATCACCCGGGCACAGAGCTTATGTTCCAGGAGAAATTTTCAAGGGATTCTGGCAAGGGCTTTTTTGCTATTCCCAAGTACTATAGCTCTCTTGATAAAATCGAGTCTTCGTATCCCTTAATCCTTATTACCGGGCGAAGACTTATGCACTACAATTGTGGCTCTATGACAAGAAGAGTGGAAGCCCTTTATGAGGCCCTTCCTGAAGAGTTGGTAGAGATTAATCCCAAAGATGCAAGAAAATTAAAAGTTAGGGAACGAGATCCCATAAAAATAATTACCCCCAGGGGAGAGATCGTCGCACGGGCTCACATTACTACCAGAGTACGACCGGGAATTATTTTTATGGATTTTCATTTTGAAGATCCTCTCACTAATTTGATTACCAGTGCAGGAATTGATACCGAGGTCCACACCCCAGAATACAAAGTAGCCTGTGCCAGGATTGAAAAGCTGTAA
- the csm4 gene encoding type III-A CRISPR-associated RAMP protein Csm4 — protein MKFLEIIIEPLSAFGTPLKGDTIFGHFFWQLIYDPELISGNLSHLKDTYGHEPIVVFSSAFPRLKEGWLMPRPSLPLKYFHTEKGQDCFETLSKRKDQKKKKWMLVKELKINLENTEFLNDTEATDLLRQEIGDYFAAQEVKSFVKKLAQPHNAINRKTFSTGEGFAPYQLENSWFLPEMKLSVFVLYREEVLDVKQIKKAFLRIGLTGFGRDASSGLGRFRLISIKEHPLPEPQNMLYTLSPYVPRENEYERLWYQPFVRFGRHGSYLVLSKNPFKNPILMADEGAVVQCKEPKGPYLGRALTGLSKAESNTLGQGFSIVLPLEGL, from the coding sequence ATGAAATTTCTCGAAATAATCATTGAACCACTTTCCGCCTTTGGCACTCCCCTGAAGGGAGACACTATCTTCGGGCACTTTTTCTGGCAGCTAATCTACGACCCAGAATTAATCAGCGGCAATCTTTCTCATCTGAAAGACACCTACGGCCACGAGCCCATTGTGGTGTTTTCCTCGGCCTTCCCCCGGCTAAAAGAAGGCTGGCTTATGCCGAGACCTTCTCTTCCTCTTAAGTATTTTCACACAGAAAAAGGCCAGGACTGCTTTGAAACCTTAAGCAAACGCAAAGACCAAAAGAAAAAGAAGTGGATGCTGGTAAAAGAGCTCAAAATAAACCTCGAAAATACAGAGTTTTTAAACGATACCGAGGCAACAGACCTTTTAAGACAGGAAATCGGGGACTATTTTGCCGCGCAGGAAGTAAAAAGTTTTGTAAAAAAACTTGCCCAACCACATAACGCTATCAATCGTAAGACCTTTAGCACCGGCGAAGGATTTGCCCCTTACCAACTTGAAAACTCATGGTTTCTGCCCGAGATGAAACTCAGCGTGTTTGTGCTTTACAGGGAAGAAGTTCTTGATGTTAAACAAATTAAAAAGGCCTTTTTACGCATAGGTCTTACTGGTTTTGGAAGAGACGCCTCAAGTGGGCTGGGCCGCTTCCGCCTAATAAGTATAAAGGAACACCCCCTTCCTGAGCCCCAAAATATGCTCTATACCCTTTCTCCATATGTTCCCCGGGAAAATGAATACGAACGCCTGTGGTATCAGCCTTTTGTCCGTTTTGGCCGCCACGGAAGCTATCTCGTGTTGAGCAAAAACCCTTTTAAAAATCCAATACTTATGGCTGATGAAGGCGCTGTGGTTCAATGCAAAGAACCAAAAGGGCCATACCTTGGCCGGGCCTTAACCGGGCTTTCTAAGGCCGAAAGCAATACCTTAGGCCAGGGCTTTAGTATCGTTTTACCGCTGGAGGGCCTTTGA